ACCCGCCGGCGCCTGGTCTTCGTTCCTCTCGACGAGGCGATCGTGGGACCCGGCTACGTCAAGGTCGCGCACGCCAAGGCAGTCGTGAAGAAGGCCCCGGCCATCGGCACTGATGACATCCTGCCCGCCGAGCAGGAAGAAGCGATCTTCAAGCACTACGAGATGGCTTACCAGCCCGGCGCCCACGGCGAACGGAAGCTCGCGCGCCGCTGACCGCCCCGAGCCCCGTGCCAGAGGAGGTGTCCGCAATGGCGATCTTCCTGTTCCTGCTTCTCGTGGCCGTCATCCTGGGACTCATCGGCGCGGTGGTGGAGGGCATGCTCTATCTCCTGATCATCGCCATCCTGCTCGTCGTGGCCTACGTGGCCTTCATCGCCACACGACGGTCCCGACGCTCGCATCGCAGCCACCTTCGGTAGTACTCGCAGGGGCCTTCCACCCGTGCCCCATCCGTGCCCTTCGGAGGGGTGAACAGCGGTCGACAGGGGTACAGCGGCACCCTCGCAGCGGACCACCCAGCAACCGATATTTGCAGGTCAGAGGCCATATCGACACTCTGAGCTCCATAGATTCCCAAGCTTATGGCGCGGGTTCGATTCCCGTCATCCGCTCCATTGCAAAGCCCCAGGTCAGCGACCTGGGGCTTGTTTGTTGTCTAGGCCTCTCAGGGCTCGCGATGTCATTCGCGCGCCATAACTGCCTTCACCGTGCATCAGGTTGGGCCCAGGCGCGTACGCAACAGGTTCAGGAAGACGGTGCCGGCAGGGCTGGAGGGGCCGTCCGTCCGCCAGGCCAGGGCGACCCGGCCGCGTAGCCGTGGCTCGGTGATCTCCAGCGTCCGCAGCCCGAAGGCCGACGCCGCGCCTGCGGGCAGGGCCGGGAGCACCGCCACGCCGAGACCGCGGGCGGCAAGCTGTGCAAGGAACGGCGGAGCGGCTGCCTCGAAGGCGATGCGGGGCTGGAAACCGGCCTGAGTGCACGCGCGGTCGAGCACTCCACGGATACCCGTGCCGCGCGGCAGACTGATCAGCGGACGGTCGCGGAGCTCTGCCAACGGAATGTGCGTGCGGTCCGGGGGCGTGAGGGCGGGGTCGTCCGGGGCGACCGCCGCGACCAGGGGTTCGTCCACCAGGACCTGGATGGAGATGCCTGGCGGGGGCTCCTCGTCCGCGAGTCCGATCACGGCGATGTCGAGTTCCCCTCGGTGCAGCGCGGCGAGCATCCGCTCCGAGGTGTCCTCGGTGAGGGTGATCTCCACCTGGGGGTGGCCCCTATGGAAGCGGGCCAGAATGCCGGCCAGGTCGGAGTCGTGGGCTGCCGCGGACGCGCCCGAGACGAGGCCGAGGGTGACGTGACCACGCAACAGTCCGGTGAACTCGTCTGCGGTCTGCCGTACCGCTTCGACTGCGGAGAGCGCGGCCCGCGCGTACGGCAGTACGGCCTCGCCCACCTCCGTCAGGGTCACCGACCGACCGGAGCGGTCGAGCAGCGGGTGCCCGAGTTCCTTTTCGAGCCGGCGGACTTGGGCGCTCACCCCAGGCTGCGCCAGGTGCAGCCGGGCGGCGGCGCGGGTGAAGTTGGCTTCCTCCACGACCGTGACGAAGTAGCGCAGCTGCCGAATGTCCATAACTGATCATGCTAGTTGCGAGACATGCAAACTCTTGGACTTATGGCGGGCCTGCCGAGAGCCTTGAGGCCATGGGGAATACGACGCACCGCAGACCAGCCTCGGAGATCAGGGCCGCGATCGCGGCCGAACGCAGGGAGCTGGCGGTCATCCTGGACGGCCTGTCGGCCGAGGAGTGGAACGCGCCGACCCTGTGCGGGGGGTGGCGGGTACGGGAAGTCGCGGCCCACATGACGATGGGGTTCCGGTACTCGCTCACCAAGATGGCGTGGGAACTGATCAGAGCGCGGGGCAGCCTCCACCAGATGACCGACCGATGCGCCCACAAGGACGCGGCCGCCCATTCGACGCGCGAGCTCGCCGCATTGCTCGGCGACAACGCGGATCACCCCTGGAGGCCGCCGGTCGGCGGCATCGAGGCGGCCCTGGGCCACGACGTGATCCACGGCCTGGACATCACGGTCGCCCTGGGCCTCGGCCGTCAGGTTCCCGAGGATCGCTTGCGCATCCTCCTGGAGGGCGTCGACGCCAAAACCCTCAAGTTCTTCGGAGCCGACCTGGGCGGCATCGAGCTCCGCGCCGACGACCTCGACTGGTCCTTCGGTACCGGCACGCCCCTGCACGGAACCGCACAGGACCTCCTCCTGGTCGCGTACGGCCGACGGCTCCCCCCAGGGCACTTCAGCGGCGAACCGGGCGACCGCTTCCTCGCTGCGCGGGCATGAAGGCCCGCCTTCCCAACCCGGAGACGTCGAACGGACATGGCCGCACAACCATCCACGTTCTGGAGCCAACGAACATGCGCATCCGACTCCTCCAGGGACTCGCCCTGCTCGCCACCGGCCTCCTCGCCGGCGCGTTCGGCTACGGCGCGGCCAACCTCGTCCCCACCTTCAACGCAGTACCGCTCGACATGCGGCTGTCATTCCACGCCGAGCTGATGAAGATGAACGGCATCACCATGCAGGCGGCGATGGCCGTGTCGACGCTGAGCTCCCTCGCTCTCGCGGCCCTGACACGCGGCCGCGCCCGGCTGATCGCGGGTACCGCAGCCCTGCTGACCTTCGCGTCCTTCCTGATAACGCGGCTTGGCAATGTGCCGATCAACGGCCGGATCAAGGAATGGGCACGCACCTCGGCACCGGTCGATCACGCGGAGATCCTGCGGCGCTGGGAACTCTTCAACAACCTGCGCACGCTCACCGCCCTAGCCGCGTTCGTTCTGCTGATCATCCTCGCCCTGAGGCAACCGCCGGCTGGCCGCAACACGTCAGGCTGATCCCGCTCCCCTCCCGGACGTCTCGGCAGTCGTGAAGATCCGGTCCAGGTGGTGACGGAGCACCGCGATCGCCGACTCCGGACTCCGCTGGCCCACGAGGATGCTGGTGCCCATGGCCGCCGCCATCGCGAGCAGACTGATCGCCTCCGTGCGCGCGTCGGCGTCCGGGTCGGCCAGGCCTGAGCTCTGCGCCTGTTCGATGAGGCCGGTCAGGGCGTGCTCCGCGGCGTCGGGGTTGTCGATGAAGGGCTGGGCGGCCAGGGCCTCGTCGGTGACCGACAGGATCGCGTACGAGCTGTACAGCAGGTGGAACGTGCGGCTCTCCTCGTCGGTCGGCAGCGAGGCCAGCAGCAGTGCCTCCACCGTGGTGCGCGGGCCCGGGTCCGGGCCCGCGGCGGCCAGTCGGGCGCCCACCCGCGCGGTGAAGCGGTCGGTCAGGTGGCGGAGGCCGTAGAAGAGCAGCTTCTCCTTGGTCTCGAAGTAGTACTGCACGAGCCGGAGCGACACTCCCGCCTCCGCGGCCACGTCGCGCATACCGACGGCGTGCAGTCCGCGCCGCCCCGCGACCTGGATGAGCGCCTCGGCGATCTGGGCGCGCCGCTCCTCGTGATCCACACGCTTCGGCATGTTCCCGTGTCTCCGCCTGTCGCCTGTCGATGGTGGGTTCGTGCTCCGCTGCCCGAACCCCTTCATGGTACCGATGTACCACATTGATGATACGGTCGTACCACGAAGAACGGATCTTCACAGGAGGTGCCGCCGTGCCCGAGAACACCGCCCGCGTACGCCGCGATGTCGGCCGCTACGTCAACGACACTCTGCGCGACCGCTACTTCGCCGCCGAGGACGTGCTCCACGCGATGGGGGCACCCATCCGCTCCGAGAGGGACGTCGAGACGACCTTCGGCACCACGCACGTCTACCGGTACGGGCCCGCGGACCCCGCCGCCGAGTCCCGGACGCCGATCGTCCTGATCCACGGCGCGGCCTACTCCTCCGCCATGTGGTTCCCCAACACCCCCGGGCTCAGCCTCGACCGCCCCGTCTACGCCCTCGACACCCCGGGCGACGCGAACCGCAGCGTCCACCGCGAGCCCATGTGGCAGCCCGAGCGCGCCGCGCAGTGGATGGACGAGGCCCTCGACGCGCTCGGCCTCGACCGGGTGCACCTCGTCGGCTCCTCCTACGGCGGCTGGCTCGTGCTCAACCAAGCCCACCGGCGGCCCGAACGGCTGGCCTCGGTCACCGCCCTGGACCCCGGCGGCCTGGAGAAGGTCGGCCTGCGCTTCTTCGTCTGGATCTTCATCAGCCTGTTCGCCACCTTCGCCCCGAAGGCGCTGCGCCCCCGACTCGCCAAGTGGCTGGACCAGCCGGTCCTCGCCATCCCCGAGATGCGCGAGTGGATCCAGCTCGGCGCCCGCGCGTACCGGATCCGCCGTCCCGCACCCCTGCCGCTGGCCGAGGACGCGCTGCGGTCCATCCGGACCCCGCTCTACGTCATCATGGGCAAGCACAGCCTGCTCGTACACCCCAAGCGGCAGCTGGAACGCGTTCCGCGCCTCGTTCCCGGAGCCCGCGCCGAGATCATCACGGCGACGGGGCACGGCCCGCAGATCGACCACCCCGACGTGGTCAACGCCCGGATGCTGTCCTTCATGGAAGACGTCGACTCCCTCGACCCTGCTGCGATCGGCGGCGCATAGGGCTACGGGGGTGA
The Streptomyces sp. NBC_01296 DNA segment above includes these coding regions:
- a CDS encoding DUF1772 domain-containing protein — encoded protein: MRIRLLQGLALLATGLLAGAFGYGAANLVPTFNAVPLDMRLSFHAELMKMNGITMQAAMAVSTLSSLALAALTRGRARLIAGTAALLTFASFLITRLGNVPINGRIKEWARTSAPVDHAEILRRWELFNNLRTLTALAAFVLLIILALRQPPAGRNTSG
- a CDS encoding PRC-barrel domain-containing protein is translated as MIHSADIREWRDCDVVDPKGHRIGSLEAIYVHTATDEPAMATVLTGLPTRRRLVFVPLDEAIVGPGYVKVAHAKAVVKKAPAIGTDDILPAEQEEAIFKHYEMAYQPGAHGERKLARR
- a CDS encoding LysR family transcriptional regulator, with amino-acid sequence MDIRQLRYFVTVVEEANFTRAAARLHLAQPGVSAQVRRLEKELGHPLLDRSGRSVTLTEVGEAVLPYARAALSAVEAVRQTADEFTGLLRGHVTLGLVSGASAAAHDSDLAGILARFHRGHPQVEITLTEDTSERMLAALHRGELDIAVIGLADEEPPPGISIQVLVDEPLVAAVAPDDPALTPPDRTHIPLAELRDRPLISLPRGTGIRGVLDRACTQAGFQPRIAFEAAAPPFLAQLAARGLGVAVLPALPAGAASAFGLRTLEITEPRLRGRVALAWRTDGPSSPAGTVFLNLLRTRLGPT
- a CDS encoding alpha/beta fold hydrolase, with protein sequence MPENTARVRRDVGRYVNDTLRDRYFAAEDVLHAMGAPIRSERDVETTFGTTHVYRYGPADPAAESRTPIVLIHGAAYSSAMWFPNTPGLSLDRPVYALDTPGDANRSVHREPMWQPERAAQWMDEALDALGLDRVHLVGSSYGGWLVLNQAHRRPERLASVTALDPGGLEKVGLRFFVWIFISLFATFAPKALRPRLAKWLDQPVLAIPEMREWIQLGARAYRIRRPAPLPLAEDALRSIRTPLYVIMGKHSLLVHPKRQLERVPRLVPGARAEIITATGHGPQIDHPDVVNARMLSFMEDVDSLDPAAIGGA
- a CDS encoding TetR/AcrR family transcriptional regulator yields the protein MPKRVDHEERRAQIAEALIQVAGRRGLHAVGMRDVAAEAGVSLRLVQYYFETKEKLLFYGLRHLTDRFTARVGARLAAAGPDPGPRTTVEALLLASLPTDEESRTFHLLYSSYAILSVTDEALAAQPFIDNPDAAEHALTGLIEQAQSSGLADPDADARTEAISLLAMAAAMGTSILVGQRSPESAIAVLRHHLDRIFTTAETSGRGAGSA
- a CDS encoding maleylpyruvate isomerase family mycothiol-dependent enzyme, yielding MGNTTHRRPASEIRAAIAAERRELAVILDGLSAEEWNAPTLCGGWRVREVAAHMTMGFRYSLTKMAWELIRARGSLHQMTDRCAHKDAAAHSTRELAALLGDNADHPWRPPVGGIEAALGHDVIHGLDITVALGLGRQVPEDRLRILLEGVDAKTLKFFGADLGGIELRADDLDWSFGTGTPLHGTAQDLLLVAYGRRLPPGHFSGEPGDRFLAARA